In one window of Zhihengliuella sp. ISTPL4 DNA:
- the fliQ gene encoding flagellar biosynthesis protein FliQ, which produces MSPEAVLDIGAQGLLIAAKLAAPMLVTALVVGFAISLLQSITQVQEVTLSFVPKIVAVGIALLIAGNWMIAEIIAFTNEMFARIPSLLSG; this is translated from the coding sequence ATGAGCCCGGAAGCCGTCCTCGACATCGGCGCCCAGGGCCTCCTGATCGCCGCGAAGCTCGCCGCGCCGATGCTCGTCACGGCGCTCGTGGTGGGCTTCGCGATCTCGCTGCTGCAGTCCATCACCCAGGTGCAGGAGGTGACGCTGTCGTTCGTGCCGAAGATCGTCGCGGTCGGCATCGCCCTGCTCATCGCCGGGAACTGGATGATCGCCGAGATCATCGCCTTCACGAACGAGATGTTCGCCCGCATCCCCTCCCTGCTGAGCGGATGA
- a CDS encoding flagellar biosynthetic protein FliR, with protein sequence MFIPIDFAWLEATLLAAVRITAFIMIAPPFSYGAIPVRVKAMLSIGLSLAVGGAVAPGYENLDTGPFLGALVIQLLTGALLGFLVLLCFSAVQAAGSLIDVFGGFQLAQAFDPAAMVNGAQFTRLFHLTALTLLFASGGYQLILAGLARSFDAVPVDGVFAVAGPAELLVDGVSQMVLAAVQIAGPLVLVLFLADVGLGLITRVAPALNAFAMGFPVKILLTLLLAGAVYVAFPGIVDALATQAFRLMQGVRP encoded by the coding sequence GTGTTCATCCCGATCGACTTCGCGTGGCTGGAGGCCACCCTGCTCGCCGCCGTGCGGATCACGGCGTTCATCATGATCGCCCCGCCGTTCTCGTATGGCGCGATCCCGGTGCGCGTGAAGGCGATGCTCTCGATCGGGCTGTCGCTCGCTGTCGGCGGGGCGGTCGCTCCCGGGTACGAGAACCTGGACACGGGGCCGTTCCTCGGCGCGCTCGTCATCCAGCTGCTGACCGGCGCGCTGCTGGGCTTCCTCGTGCTCCTGTGCTTCTCCGCGGTCCAGGCCGCCGGCAGCCTGATCGACGTGTTCGGCGGGTTCCAGCTCGCCCAGGCCTTCGATCCGGCGGCGATGGTGAACGGCGCCCAGTTCACGCGCCTGTTCCATCTCACGGCCCTCACGCTGCTCTTCGCCTCCGGTGGCTATCAGCTCATCCTCGCAGGCCTCGCGCGCAGCTTCGACGCCGTGCCGGTCGACGGCGTGTTCGCGGTGGCAGGGCCGGCAGAACTGCTCGTCGACGGGGTGTCCCAGATGGTCCTGGCGGCCGTCCAGATCGCGGGACCGCTGGTCCTCGTGCTCTTCCTCGCCGATGTCGGGCTCGGGCTCATCACGCGCGTGGCGCCGGCGCTCAACGCCTTCGCGATGGGCTTCCCCGTCAAGATCCTCCTCACACTCCTGCTCGCGGGCGCCGTGTACGTCGCGTTCCCCGGCATCGTCGATGCCCTCGCCACCCAGGCGTTCCGCCTGATGCAGGGGGTGAGACCGTGA
- a CDS encoding EscU/YscU/HrcU family type III secretion system export apparatus switch protein yields MSGSDSGERSEKATEKHLREARQKGRIARSQDLTAWLGIGAAAVMMPAAIAAGTAAGTEQLVTLAGLMQAPSPEAALAALGRALASVLPTLGALLAAVAIVTLFGAVVQGGVHLRKLSGRYEQFNLVSGVRRVFGLQALWEGAKALLKTAAIALALWVVIAGLMPVLTASGAHSISRLLGTAADGTAALLQTAIAVGLVLAAIDLFVVMRRNRKHTRMTKREVRDENKNSEGDPLIRQQRRSRQLAVSRNRMIAAVAGSDVVVVNPTHIAIALEYDPGTSAPRVVANGSGVIAERIREKALESGVPLVRDVTLARALHAACELGQEIPEDLYNAVARVLVFVDALRRRGAARGIHSLPYRRTV; encoded by the coding sequence GTGAGCGGTTCGGACAGCGGCGAGCGCAGCGAGAAGGCCACCGAGAAGCACCTCAGGGAGGCCCGGCAGAAGGGCCGGATCGCCCGGAGCCAGGACCTCACGGCATGGCTCGGCATCGGCGCCGCCGCCGTCATGATGCCCGCCGCCATCGCCGCGGGGACCGCGGCCGGCACCGAGCAGCTGGTGACCCTCGCCGGGCTCATGCAGGCGCCCTCTCCGGAAGCCGCCCTCGCCGCCCTGGGGCGGGCCCTCGCCTCGGTACTGCCCACGCTGGGCGCGCTGCTGGCCGCGGTCGCGATCGTGACGCTGTTCGGCGCGGTGGTACAGGGTGGCGTGCACCTGCGCAAGCTGTCCGGGCGCTACGAGCAGTTCAACCTCGTCTCCGGCGTCCGTCGGGTGTTCGGTCTGCAGGCCCTCTGGGAGGGCGCGAAGGCCCTGCTGAAGACGGCTGCCATCGCTCTTGCGCTGTGGGTCGTCATCGCCGGCCTCATGCCCGTGCTGACCGCGAGCGGCGCCCATTCGATCTCCCGGCTGCTCGGCACCGCAGCGGACGGCACCGCGGCCCTGCTGCAGACCGCCATCGCCGTGGGCCTGGTCCTCGCTGCCATCGACCTGTTCGTCGTCATGCGGCGGAACCGCAAGCACACGCGCATGACGAAGCGCGAGGTGCGCGACGAGAACAAGAACTCCGAGGGCGACCCGCTGATCCGCCAGCAGCGCAGGTCGCGCCAGCTGGCGGTGAGCCGCAACCGCATGATCGCCGCCGTGGCGGGCTCCGACGTCGTGGTCGTCAACCCCACGCACATCGCCATCGCCCTGGAATACGACCCCGGAACGTCCGCCCCGCGGGTCGTCGCGAACGGCAGCGGTGTCATCGCCGAGCGCATCCGTGAGAAGGCGCTCGAGTCGGGCGTCCCCCTCGTCCGCGACGTCACGCTCGCCCGCGCCCTGCATGCCGCGTGCGAGCTGGGGCAGGAGATCCCCGAAGACCTCTACAACGCCGTGGCGCGTGTCCTCGTGTTCGTCGACGCGCTGCGGCGTCGCGGCGCCGCCCGCGGTATCCACTCGCTCCCCTATCGGAGGACCGTATGA
- a CDS encoding flagellar biosynthesis protein FlhA, with the protein MKKLLPTLGVPIGVVGIIMLLVVPVPPFLLDVLIILNIMFALVILLTSMFVKKPLDFSVFPSLLLVATLFRLGLNVASTRLVLGEAYAGQVIEAFGAIAVGGSLIIGAVVFLILVVIQFVVVTKGAERVAEVGARFTLDAMPGKQMAIDADLNAGLISDTEARERRAEVAAESDFYGAMDGASKFVKGDAIAGLVIIIINLVGGIAIGLVQHGMSIDQAVSTYSLLTIGDGLVTQIPALLMAVSTGMIVTRSTAEAEMGTAASAQLGQSRNALLIAGCAAIVMSLIPHMPMLPFLAIGALLLLIAQRITATRKREEAEAAQAPAPVPADQPEELIERMRVHPLEILLAPDIVDLVTGGPDDLLARVKALRRRIALDLGLVTPPVRTRDSIELPQATYVIRIAGVETGRGTAPTGSVLALGQGLDSLPGTAALDPVFGLEGKWIPMEMRHSAEFAGATVIDRASVIITHLSSVIQTHAARLLTREDVRQLTDALKQVSPSAVEELTPALLSLAEVQRVLQGLLAERVPINDLSRIYEALALRAKTSTDPEGLIEAARAALGPAIAARFAEDGTLRVVMIAPLLEQAMLESLRPSDEGSQIVFDPPRLEAVIASVKQALAAQADGGEPVLVCAPSLRPAVRRLVSAQTDGLPVLSYSEATAAPLTIETIGVVRDSSTASLGAAPAAPVG; encoded by the coding sequence ATGAAGAAGCTGCTCCCCACACTCGGAGTGCCCATCGGCGTCGTCGGCATCATCATGCTGCTCGTCGTTCCGGTGCCGCCGTTCCTGCTCGACGTGCTGATCATCCTCAACATCATGTTCGCGTTGGTGATCCTGCTGACGTCGATGTTCGTGAAGAAGCCGCTCGACTTCTCCGTGTTCCCCTCGCTGCTGCTCGTGGCGACGCTGTTCCGCTTGGGGCTCAACGTCGCCTCCACCCGCCTCGTTCTCGGCGAGGCCTACGCGGGACAGGTCATCGAGGCGTTCGGGGCGATCGCGGTGGGCGGCTCGCTCATCATCGGCGCGGTCGTGTTCCTCATCCTCGTCGTCATCCAGTTCGTCGTGGTGACCAAGGGCGCCGAGCGCGTGGCCGAGGTCGGGGCTCGGTTCACGCTCGACGCCATGCCGGGCAAGCAGATGGCGATCGACGCCGACCTCAACGCCGGCCTCATCAGCGACACCGAAGCCCGTGAGCGCCGGGCGGAGGTCGCGGCCGAGTCGGACTTCTACGGTGCGATGGACGGCGCCTCGAAGTTCGTCAAGGGCGACGCGATCGCCGGCCTCGTCATCATCATCATCAACCTCGTCGGCGGCATCGCGATCGGTCTCGTCCAGCACGGGATGTCCATCGACCAGGCCGTCAGCACCTACAGCCTCCTCACGATCGGTGACGGTCTCGTCACGCAGATCCCCGCCCTGCTCATGGCTGTCTCGACCGGCATGATCGTCACCCGGTCGACCGCCGAGGCCGAGATGGGCACGGCCGCGTCGGCGCAGCTCGGGCAGTCGCGCAACGCTCTCCTCATCGCGGGCTGCGCCGCCATCGTGATGTCGCTCATCCCGCACATGCCGATGCTCCCGTTCCTGGCGATCGGCGCCCTGCTGCTCCTCATCGCCCAGCGCATCACCGCGACCCGCAAGCGGGAAGAGGCGGAGGCCGCACAGGCCCCCGCGCCGGTGCCCGCGGACCAGCCGGAGGAACTCATCGAGCGCATGCGGGTGCACCCCCTCGAGATCCTCCTCGCCCCGGACATCGTGGACCTGGTGACCGGCGGCCCCGACGATCTCCTCGCGAGGGTCAAGGCACTGCGGCGGCGCATCGCGCTCGACCTCGGTCTGGTCACCCCGCCCGTGCGCACCAGGGACAGCATCGAACTCCCCCAGGCGACCTACGTCATCCGCATCGCCGGCGTCGAGACCGGGCGGGGCACCGCGCCGACCGGATCGGTGCTGGCTCTCGGACAGGGCCTGGACAGCCTGCCGGGGACCGCTGCCCTGGACCCGGTGTTCGGCCTCGAGGGCAAATGGATCCCGATGGAGATGCGGCACAGCGCGGAGTTCGCGGGAGCCACGGTGATCGACAGGGCGAGCGTCATCATCACCCACCTGTCGAGTGTCATCCAGACCCACGCGGCGCGCCTGCTCACCCGCGAGGACGTGCGCCAGCTCACCGACGCCCTGAAGCAGGTCTCGCCGTCGGCGGTGGAGGAGCTCACGCCCGCCCTGCTGTCCCTCGCGGAAGTCCAACGCGTGCTGCAGGGTCTCCTTGCCGAGCGCGTGCCGATCAACGACCTCAGCCGGATCTACGAGGCGCTCGCCCTGCGGGCCAAGACCTCGACCGACCCGGAGGGCCTGATCGAAGCGGCTCGGGCGGCCCTGGGGCCGGCTATCGCCGCGCGCTTCGCCGAGGACGGCACGCTGCGCGTGGTCATGATCGCCCCGCTGCTGGAGCAGGCGATGCTGGAGAGCCTCCGCCCGAGCGACGAGGGGTCGCAGATCGTCTTCGATCCGCCGCGGCTGGAGGCGGTGATCGCGTCGGTGAAGCAGGCCCTGGCGGCGCAGGCCGACGGCGGTGAACCTGTCCTCGTGTGCGCCCCGTCCCTGCGCCCGGCCGTGCGGCGGCTCGTGTCGGCGCAGACCGACGGTCTCCCCGTGCTCTCGTACAGCGAGGCGACGGCCGCACCGCTCACGATCGAGACGATCGGCGTGGTCCGCGACTCCTCCACCGCGTCGCTCGGGGCCGCCCCCGCCGCACCAGTAGGCTGA
- the csrA gene encoding carbon storage regulator CsrA, which produces MLVLTRRIGESVRIDGEIEVTLLDIKGDSVRIGVKAPRETRIQRTEIIEAVVAENVSAAADTDASAADAITAALARGRAKQTP; this is translated from the coding sequence ATGCTGGTGTTGACGAGGCGGATCGGTGAGAGCGTACGCATCGACGGCGAGATCGAGGTCACGCTGCTCGACATCAAGGGCGACAGCGTGCGCATCGGGGTCAAGGCCCCGCGGGAGACTCGCATCCAGCGCACTGAGATCATCGAGGCGGTCGTCGCCGAGAACGTCTCCGCCGCCGCCGACACCGACGCGAGCGCCGCGGACGCGATCACCGCCGCACTCGCGCGGGGGCGCGCGAAGCAGACCCCCTAG
- a CDS encoding COX15/CtaA family protein produces MTPLVPVSVDVTTSMVVVVTVLTAVVVGLATLARPSRATIVWGVAFGIGMLGAYLWAAGHYTGSPVLRAAASAIVVAFVPLVWIGVRMHFRRTAPWLPVLLSLVGVPTALILTAGTRWYLPVFHVVFLAMAVFAGLLAWELLRGQPASRDIVLPLALAACGFVVVAIVSACSALVSGGVSTEAQLSVLRGMNAVGTIVVSTCAAFTLVLLVRVEEAAPGTDGAADRARDRLRKAAAQKDTAWSVLDIRLDDPTDLREASSSAGFRRIADRFHADICAALPATADAERVADDRAIVLIHGSDEAVRFHLRAILTSVSIIDLDAPASGIRSSASIGWATAGVAGFDYDALLAAASSAANRASDAGGDQWKRARDSDLAAV; encoded by the coding sequence ATGACCCCGCTCGTCCCCGTCAGCGTCGACGTCACGACGAGCATGGTCGTGGTCGTGACCGTGCTCACCGCGGTCGTCGTGGGCCTGGCGACCCTCGCACGACCGAGCAGGGCGACGATCGTCTGGGGCGTCGCGTTCGGCATCGGGATGCTGGGCGCCTACCTGTGGGCCGCGGGCCACTACACGGGCAGTCCCGTCCTCCGGGCCGCCGCCTCGGCGATCGTCGTCGCCTTCGTACCGCTCGTTTGGATCGGCGTGCGGATGCACTTCCGGCGCACAGCACCCTGGCTCCCCGTCCTCCTGTCCCTCGTCGGCGTGCCGACGGCTCTGATCCTGACGGCGGGTACGCGCTGGTACCTGCCGGTCTTCCACGTCGTCTTCCTGGCGATGGCGGTCTTCGCGGGGCTGCTGGCGTGGGAGCTCCTCCGGGGGCAGCCGGCGTCGAGGGACATCGTGCTGCCGCTCGCGCTCGCCGCCTGTGGGTTCGTCGTCGTCGCGATCGTCAGCGCCTGCTCTGCGCTCGTCTCAGGCGGCGTGAGCACCGAGGCGCAGTTGAGTGTGCTGCGGGGGATGAACGCGGTCGGGACGATCGTGGTGAGCACGTGCGCCGCGTTCACCCTCGTGCTCCTCGTGCGGGTGGAGGAGGCGGCTCCCGGAACCGACGGCGCCGCGGACCGGGCCAGGGATCGGCTCCGCAAGGCCGCAGCGCAGAAGGACACCGCGTGGTCGGTGCTCGACATCCGGCTGGACGACCCGACCGATCTGCGGGAGGCATCGAGCAGCGCCGGCTTCCGGCGTATCGCCGATCGGTTCCATGCCGACATCTGCGCCGCATTGCCGGCGACCGCCGACGCGGAGCGGGTCGCCGACGACCGGGCGATCGTGCTCATTCACGGCAGCGACGAAGCGGTGCGCTTCCACCTGCGGGCGATCCTCACATCCGTCTCGATCATCGATCTGGACGCGCCGGCGAGTGGGATCCGCTCGTCCGCGAGCATCGGCTGGGCGACGGCCGGCGTCGCCGGATTCGATTACGACGCCCTGCTGGCGGCGGCGTCGTCGGCCGCGAACCGGGCGAGCGACGCCGGCGGGGATCAGTGGAAGCGGGCCAGGGATTCGGACCTGGCTGCCGTCTGA
- a CDS encoding sensor histidine kinase has protein sequence MIRTVSIWRWQLVFTASIVAIVVMVAGFRPQTLAMPLFVAGIGLIVVTTLVALMVPWQRLPRAAVAVLPLLDVLGVGLTTNVPDLRLGFLWVFPVVWLATYFSMPWVFVGIVFSGGCLVFFADRSGEPADVLLRVLTVVITLSFLGVTVRIGAQRSGAARRLLQRRSEQVNRAAERAETNQQRVTQIIDALGVALVVVTAEGRILQMNDAYRALYGRDRFGAALPSASVEYDARRGAALVPERTTLARAAAGEQMREERVWLYDGAGQWHALAVTTQPIAGAREGERITLVVIDDVTALLEAAEERRALTAVISHELRNPLTAIIGHVELLRERDDLPGRVPAQIDIIANAGERMQDLVTSMQAQTGRTSHDPFEPVDLRVVVEESAASFAPLMGAARQDLVLDGVARMVITGDAFRLRQVLDNLLGNAVKYTSAGGRITVRLAESDEHAEITVTDTGIGIAEEDLPRLFEPYFRADGAVRGGIAGTGLGMGIARDIVVAHDGIILVASEVGVGTTVTVRFPRSRKEVPA, from the coding sequence ATGATCCGCACGGTCTCGATCTGGCGGTGGCAGCTGGTGTTCACCGCGAGCATCGTCGCCATCGTGGTGATGGTCGCGGGCTTCCGGCCGCAGACCCTCGCGATGCCGCTGTTCGTGGCGGGAATCGGGCTCATCGTCGTCACCACCCTGGTGGCTCTCATGGTGCCATGGCAGCGTCTCCCGCGGGCGGCGGTCGCGGTGCTCCCGCTGCTGGATGTTCTGGGCGTCGGATTGACGACGAATGTCCCGGATCTCCGGCTGGGCTTCCTCTGGGTGTTCCCGGTCGTGTGGCTGGCGACCTACTTCTCGATGCCGTGGGTGTTCGTGGGCATCGTGTTCAGCGGCGGGTGCCTGGTGTTCTTCGCGGACCGCTCGGGGGAACCGGCTGACGTCCTGCTGCGGGTGCTCACGGTCGTCATCACGCTGAGCTTCCTCGGCGTGACCGTCCGCATCGGTGCACAGCGCTCCGGTGCGGCGAGACGACTGCTGCAGCGACGCTCGGAGCAGGTCAACAGGGCGGCGGAGCGCGCCGAGACGAACCAACAGCGCGTCACGCAGATCATCGACGCGCTGGGTGTCGCGCTGGTCGTGGTCACCGCGGAGGGCCGCATCCTGCAGATGAACGACGCTTACCGCGCACTCTACGGGCGGGACCGTTTCGGGGCGGCGCTGCCATCCGCCTCGGTCGAGTACGACGCACGGCGCGGCGCCGCTCTGGTTCCGGAGCGCACCACCCTCGCGAGGGCGGCGGCGGGGGAGCAGATGCGGGAGGAACGGGTGTGGCTGTACGACGGCGCGGGGCAGTGGCATGCGCTCGCCGTGACCACGCAGCCGATCGCCGGCGCCAGGGAGGGGGAGCGCATCACCCTCGTCGTCATCGACGACGTCACCGCCCTCCTGGAGGCGGCGGAGGAGCGCCGTGCCCTCACGGCCGTCATCTCCCATGAGCTGCGCAACCCGCTCACCGCGATCATCGGTCACGTCGAGCTCCTGCGGGAGCGCGATGACCTCCCAGGGCGGGTGCCGGCACAGATCGACATCATCGCGAACGCGGGAGAGCGGATGCAGGATCTCGTCACGAGCATGCAGGCGCAGACCGGCCGGACCTCTCACGACCCGTTCGAGCCGGTGGACCTGCGTGTCGTCGTCGAGGAGTCCGCCGCCTCGTTCGCGCCGTTGATGGGCGCGGCCCGCCAGGACCTGGTGCTCGACGGGGTGGCCCGCATGGTGATCACGGGTGATGCTTTCCGCTTGCGTCAGGTCCTGGACAACCTGCTGGGCAACGCCGTGAAGTACACCTCCGCGGGCGGGCGTATCACCGTGCGTCTGGCGGAGTCCGACGAGCATGCCGAGATCACGGTGACCGACACGGGCATCGGTATCGCCGAGGAGGACCTGCCGCGCCTGTTCGAGCCGTACTTCCGCGCCGACGGCGCCGTGCGCGGCGGAATCGCCGGTACCGGGCTCGGCATGGGCATCGCCCGCGACATCGTCGTCGCGCACGACGGCATCATCCTCGTGGCCAGCGAGGTCGGCGTCGGCACCACCGTCACCGTCCGTTTCCCCCGGAGCAGGAAAGAGGTTCCCGCATGA
- a CDS encoding response regulator transcription factor: MTAGQGAPLVAVIIEDDPGVQSLLDEVFLAAGFRTVLAGSGPEGLAAVAAHRPVITTLDINLPGIDGFEVARRIRQVSDTFIIMLSALAEESDVVLGLTSGADEYLVKPFRPRELRARIEALLRRTRTSATEQAPLAAPAPAIPAPAAPPTTPSVPLPVAAAADATVATWRGLVHRDLSLDLDTRLVLVAQRPVELTPTEFDLLAALLEAGRRVCSKADLALGLRGPAGDAHDRVSEPDKRAIETHMANLRRKLRDSPTAPRYIETVRGVGYRLTSDDRHV, encoded by the coding sequence GTGACGGCGGGCCAGGGCGCGCCGCTGGTCGCGGTCATCATCGAAGACGACCCTGGTGTGCAGTCCCTCCTCGACGAGGTCTTCCTCGCCGCCGGTTTCCGGACCGTGCTGGCGGGCTCCGGGCCCGAGGGCCTCGCGGCCGTGGCAGCGCATCGTCCGGTCATCACGACGCTCGACATCAACCTCCCCGGCATCGACGGCTTCGAGGTCGCGCGGCGCATCCGCCAGGTCAGCGACACCTTCATCATCATGCTGTCCGCCCTGGCCGAGGAATCGGACGTGGTCCTCGGCCTCACGTCCGGCGCCGACGAGTACCTCGTCAAGCCCTTCCGGCCGCGCGAGCTGCGGGCGCGCATCGAAGCGCTGCTCCGCCGCACCCGCACGTCCGCCACGGAGCAGGCCCCGCTCGCCGCCCCCGCGCCGGCGATCCCCGCCCCCGCGGCTCCGCCCACGACGCCGAGCGTCCCGCTGCCGGTCGCGGCGGCCGCTGACGCCACCGTCGCCACGTGGCGCGGGCTCGTGCACCGCGACCTCAGCCTCGATCTCGACACGCGCCTCGTCCTCGTCGCCCAGCGCCCCGTCGAGCTCACCCCCACGGAGTTCGACCTGCTCGCCGCGCTTCTCGAAGCCGGCCGCAGGGTGTGCAGCAAGGCCGACCTCGCCCTCGGGCTCCGTGGGCCCGCCGGTGACGCGCATGACCGGGTGAGCGAGCCGGACAAACGGGCCATCGAGACCCATATGGCCAACCTTCGTCGGAAGCTCCGCGACAGCCCGACCGCCCCGCGCTACATCGAGACGGTGCGCGGCGTCGGATACCGCCTCACATCCGACGACCGGCACGTCTGA
- the tsaE gene encoding tRNA (adenosine(37)-N6)-threonylcarbamoyltransferase complex ATPase subunit type 1 TsaE: MEQLGLRIGEQLEPGDLLILTGPLGAGKTTFTRGLAEGLGVRGPVQSPTFVIARTHPSLGGRAPLVHVDAYRLGSAAELDDLDLDLERSVVVVEWGRGMAEELADAWWDIEIERPVGSGEDDDLDPSELDADAPRFVTIAREERS, encoded by the coding sequence ATGGAGCAGCTCGGCCTGCGCATCGGCGAGCAGCTCGAGCCGGGGGATCTGCTCATCCTCACCGGACCGTTGGGGGCGGGCAAGACCACGTTCACCCGCGGCCTGGCCGAAGGTCTCGGCGTGCGGGGCCCGGTGCAGAGTCCGACTTTCGTGATCGCCCGCACGCATCCGTCGCTCGGGGGCCGCGCGCCGCTGGTCCACGTCGACGCCTACCGTCTCGGCTCCGCCGCCGAGCTCGACGACCTGGATCTCGACCTGGAGCGGTCGGTGGTGGTCGTGGAGTGGGGCCGCGGCATGGCGGAGGAGCTCGCCGACGCCTGGTGGGACATCGAGATCGAGCGCCCCGTCGGATCCGGCGAGGACGACGACCTGGACCCCTCCGAGCTGGATGCCGACGCCCCGCGCTTCGTCACCATCGCCCGCGAGGAGCGGTCGTGA
- the alr gene encoding alanine racemase has translation MTVPFREATIDLDAIADNVRHFRRLTGVEVLVVVKANAYGHGAAATAVAALSAGATRLGVAEIPEALELRRQGVHAPIVAWLHAPGERFVQAAAEGIELGISSYDQLQAAAAAASADRPVAVHLKLETGLSRNGIAPDDWGRVLAEAARLERIGRVRVVGLFSHLSNASPADDRAALARFEEGVTQAAALGVRPEIRHIAATAAAIDLPETRLDAVRIGIGAYGVSPFDDRSSAELGLRPAMTLRGAVAAVRRVPAGTGVSYDYAHRTDRETTLALVPLGYADGVPRSASGRLPVSIGGRRYTNVGRIAMDQFIVDVGDAPVAVGDEVTLFGDPTLGVPSAADWAEAAGTIGYEIVTRIGHRVPRRTT, from the coding sequence GTGACCGTCCCTTTCCGCGAGGCCACGATCGACCTGGATGCCATCGCCGACAACGTGCGGCACTTCCGCCGCCTCACCGGCGTGGAGGTACTCGTCGTCGTCAAGGCGAACGCGTACGGGCACGGAGCGGCCGCGACCGCCGTGGCCGCGCTCTCCGCCGGCGCCACCCGCCTCGGTGTGGCCGAGATCCCTGAGGCGCTGGAGCTGCGCCGTCAGGGCGTGCACGCCCCCATCGTGGCCTGGCTGCATGCGCCGGGAGAGCGGTTCGTGCAGGCAGCGGCCGAGGGGATCGAGCTCGGTATCTCGTCGTACGACCAGCTGCAGGCGGCAGCCGCCGCCGCGTCCGCCGACCGCCCCGTCGCCGTGCATCTGAAGCTCGAGACCGGCCTGTCGCGGAACGGCATCGCCCCCGACGACTGGGGGAGGGTGCTCGCCGAGGCCGCTCGTCTGGAGCGCATCGGACGGGTCCGCGTCGTCGGGCTCTTCAGCCACCTCTCCAACGCCTCGCCCGCCGACGACCGCGCCGCGCTCGCCCGCTTCGAGGAGGGGGTGACGCAGGCCGCCGCCCTCGGCGTCCGTCCCGAGATCCGCCACATCGCCGCGACGGCCGCCGCGATCGACCTGCCGGAAACGCGTCTGGACGCCGTCCGCATCGGCATCGGAGCCTACGGCGTCTCCCCCTTCGATGACCGCTCCTCCGCGGAACTGGGTCTGCGCCCGGCCATGACCTTGCGCGGCGCCGTGGCCGCCGTGCGCCGTGTCCCCGCCGGCACCGGGGTGTCCTACGACTACGCGCACCGCACGGACCGGGAGACCACGCTGGCGCTGGTCCCGCTGGGCTACGCCGACGGCGTGCCCCGCAGCGCCTCCGGACGGCTTCCGGTGTCGATCGGCGGCCGTCGGTACACGAACGTCGGACGGATCGCGATGGATCAGTTCATCGTGGACGTCGGAGATGCCCCGGTCGCCGTGGGCGACGAGGTCACGCTCTTCGGGGACCCGACCCTCGGCGTGCCCTCGGCCGCGGACTGGGCGGAGGCCGCCGGCACCATCGGCTACGAGATCGTCACGCGTATCGGGCACCGGGTTCCACGGAGGACGACGTGA
- a CDS encoding holo-ACP synthase yields MIIGTGIDLVDIPRFERTMTRTPRLRERLFAPSERELRLPSLAARYAAKEALIKALGGSDGVHWTEIEIASEPSGRPHFVLSGSTAAVVEERGIRTLHLTLTHDAGLAAAFVVAEGAPL; encoded by the coding sequence GTGATCATCGGCACCGGCATCGACCTCGTGGACATCCCGCGGTTCGAGCGCACGATGACCAGGACCCCCCGGCTGCGGGAGCGGCTGTTCGCTCCCTCCGAGCGCGAGCTCCGGCTGCCGTCGCTGGCTGCCCGTTACGCCGCGAAGGAGGCACTGATCAAAGCTCTCGGCGGCTCCGACGGCGTGCACTGGACCGAGATCGAGATCGCTTCCGAGCCCTCGGGACGACCGCACTTCGTCCTGTCCGGCTCCACCGCCGCGGTGGTCGAGGAGCGCGGCATCCGCACGCTGCATCTGACCCTCACCCACGACGCCGGCCTCGCCGCCGCGTTCGTCGTCGCCGAAGGAGCCCCGCTGTGA